CTCGATGTTGCGGTAAACCACATCGACGGGCTTGCCGCGGTAGGCCACGCCATATTGCGGATGCGTTTCGAATCGGCGGGCATCGACACATTCGCATTTGATGAACCGCTTGCGCAGAAATTTGCGAATCGACTCGGCCTCGGTAATGCCAGTGGTGAAATCTTGATTTTCGGCAATCGCCACCCGCAACTTGCGCTGGCCTTTGACTGCCTGGGCCGACGGATGGAACATGAGCGCGGTCATTAAAATCAGCCGCGGATCAGCGCCGCAGCTTTGGGGCGAACTCCAGACGTTGGGCGCGCCCAGCAACATCAACACGCCGCTCATCACGTTGTCGCCCGCGCCTGCATAATGAATGCCGCCCACATCGACGGAATTCACTTCAAACAATTTGAAGTGCGCCGCCTCCGGATCGCCGGCGGCGTTCATGGCGAAATCCCAGCGATGGAAAATTTGGGCCGCAGGATTTTCCGGGGCTTGATGTGCCAGCCGCAGCCAATCGGCCTCGTAGGGCTCCAGCGGCAACACCTGTTGCAGAAGGGGTGTGTCGAGCCAGGCGGCGGCCACTTTGGCGACCGCGGCTGCCAACTGCTTGAATGCTTGCCGCAGGGCTTTCACTTGCCGCGCGGTGAATCGCACCGGCGCCGGTGACAGCGGGATGATAATTCGCTCGCCGCTGTCTTTGATGTAATCCAAACCCTGGCGGGAGCTTTGCTCGGCAATGTAACCCAGCATTTCGTCGGCGTCATAAGCCGTCATGCTCGACAGCCGCTCGACCAGTTTTTCATCCCATGCAGTGCGGTCGGGCGGGCCGAGTTCAGTAGGGTCGAACATGGGTAAAGACAACATGTCTAATGGAACAAGTTTCTACGGAATACGTCTATGGCAGGTGGTGCAAAGTAATCGGAGCGTTCATAGTATATCCGGCATGCTGGCCGGTGAACCCTTCGTCGGATATGCTGGTCGTACATTTATCATGGCGCCCCATTTATGACTGAACCGACAACCAACATTCCCGACTTTTCCAAAAACGATGGCCTGCTACCGGCCATTGCGCAGGATGCCGACACGGGCGAAGTGCTGATGCTGGCTTGGATGAACGCCGAAAGTTACGCCGAGACCGTGGCCACCGGCCAGGCGGTGTACTTCAGCCGTTCCCGCGGCCGGCTGTGGCGAAAGGGGGAACAAAGCGGCCACACGCAGCAAGTCGAAGCGATTTTTGTCGATTGCGACGCCGACACCATTTTGCTCAAAGTTCGGCAAACCGGTCCGGCCTGCCACGAAGGCTACCGCAGTTGCTTTTTCCGCCGCCGCGCTGACAACGAGTTCGAACTGGCGGCCCAGCGGATGGTCGATCCGGCGACGGTTTACCCCAAGCGGTCGGAATAGTTCGCGCCGGGCAATCTCTCATTGGTGTCCGGAGGGTCTTTCCATGCTGCCCAGGCGGGCGGATGCCGGGGCTTTCTTCAAGCAAAAGCAAGCTATGTTTTCTATGGCGGCAGGCTGCAAAGTGCGAATCCTCAGATTTCCGTCTGCTGATTTACCTTGGCCGGATGCCGTGGATTTATTGCCACCCTAGCTGGATGGATTTTCGAACGCTCCCAAACTCCAATCGACGTGAGAACCGCAATGCCCCTGGGATTTTATTGGCTCGATCGGCTTGGCCGTTGGCCCCGTCCGTGGCTGTACGCCCTGTTCGCAATTTCCACACTCCTGGTTGCCACCGCCGATTATTTCAGCGGCGAACGATACACCGTGTACGTTCTCTACTTTCCCATCGTGGCGTTGGGGTGTTGGTTGCTGGGCATGCGGGCCGCCGTTGTGCTGTCGTTTTTTGCCTCCATTTTGTGGATTGCCGACGATGTGCTTTCGCCGCCGGAACCCATGCCCTACTTGGCCAAGTACTGGCAGGCGGGGATGCGGTTCATCGTGTTTGTCGCCTTTGCCTACATGCTCACTCGGTTAAGGACCGCATTAGCCCGCGAACGATTTTTAAGCCGCTATGACGAACTCACGGGCTTGGCCAACCGGGCGTCGCTGTTTGAAAGCGGGCAACGCGATGTCGCCCGTTGCC
The sequence above is drawn from the Pirellulales bacterium genome and encodes:
- the hisI gene encoding phosphoribosyl-AMP cyclohydrolase; this encodes MTEPTTNIPDFSKNDGLLPAIAQDADTGEVLMLAWMNAESYAETVATGQAVYFSRSRGRLWRKGEQSGHTQQVEAIFVDCDADTILLKVRQTGPACHEGYRSCFFRRRADNEFELAAQRMVDPATVYPKRSE